A genome region from Manihot esculenta cultivar AM560-2 chromosome 5, M.esculenta_v8, whole genome shotgun sequence includes the following:
- the LOC110615617 gene encoding protein GRAVITROPIC IN THE LIGHT 1 has protein sequence MLPTGLKDNQLRESNSQKVHPQPMEESMNQNPEAVEALISKIFTNISSLKSAYIQLQSAHTPYDPEKIQEADKVVISELKNLSELKHFYRENYPKPVCVSPQDSRLAAEIQEQQSLLKTYEVMVKKFQSEIQNKDTEIVQMQQQIEEALQKRAKLEKNLKLRGLSTKESEGSGDESGLFPVDLTPELFMSAVEVAFKAIHDFSKPLINMMKAAGWDLDAAANSIEPDVVYAKRAHKKYAFESHICQKMFSGFQQESYSIKTENLTLTKESFFHQFLALREIDPLDVLGQNPDSMFGQFCRSKYLVVVHPKMEASFFGNLDQRNYVMGGGHPRTPFYQAFLKLAKSIWLLHRLAYSFDPNVKVFQVKRGSEFSEVYMESVVKNLILDENQKPTVGLMVMPGFWIGGSVIQSRVYLAGVKVAE, from the coding sequence ATGCTACCCACTGGGTTGAAAGATAACCAACTCCGTGAGAGCAACAGCCAAAAGGTCCACCCTCAACCCATGGAAGAGTCTATGAATCAAAATCCTGAAGCTGTGGAAGCTCTGATATCCAAAATATTTACTAACATCTCCTCCTTGAAGTCAGCCTACATCCAGCTTCAATCTGCTCATACTCCATATGATCCTGAAAAAATCCAGGAAGCAGACAAAGTTGTAATTTCTGAGCTGAAGAACCTATCTGAGCTCAAGCACTTTTACAGGGAGAACTATCCCAAACCAGTATGTGTTTCCCCTCAAGATTCACGCTTAGCTGCTGAGATTCAGGAACAACAGAGcctacttaaaacatatgaggTTATGGTGAAGAAATTCCAATCTGAAATTCAGAATAAAGATACTGAGATTGTTCAGATGCAGCAGCAGATTGAGGAGGCATTGCAGAAGCGCGCAAAACTGGAAAAAAATTTGAAGCTTAGGGGTTTGTCAACCAAAGAGTCTGAAGGTTCTGGAGATGAAAGTGGGTTATTTCCTGTAGATCTCACGCCTGAGCTCTTCATGTCTGCGGTAGAAGTGGCTTTTAAAGCCATTCATGACTTCTCCAAACCTTTGATCAACATGATGAAAGCTGCTGGGTGGGACCTCGATGCTGCTGCTAACTCCATTGAACCTGATGTTGTTTATGCAAAGAGAGCTCACAAAAAGTATGCATTTGAATCTCATATATGTCAAAAAATGTTCAGTGGGTTTCAACAGGAAAGCTATTCTATAAAAACAGAAAATTTGACACTCACCAAAGAGAGTTTCTTTCACCAATTTCTTGCACTAAGGGAAATAGATCCCTTAGATGTCCTGGGTCAGAACCCAGATTCCATGTTTGGTCAATTTTGCAGGAGCAAGTACCTGGTGGTAGTTCATCCAAAGATGGAAGCTTCATTCTTTGGAAATTTGGATCAGCGAAATTATGTCATGGGAGGTGGGCATCCAAGAACACCCTTCTATCAAGCTTTCCTAAAATTGGCCAAGTCAATCTGGCTTCTACACAGGCTGGCTTATTCTTTTGATCCTAATGTTAAGGTCTTTCAGGTTAAGAGGGGTAGTGAGTTCTCGGAGGTTTACATGGAAAGTGTTGTGAAAAATCTGATACTGGATGAAAACCAGAAGCCTACAGTTGGGCTAATGGTTATGCCTGGTTTTTGGATAGGAGGCAGTGTGATTCAGAGCCGTGTTTATCTCGCAGGTGTAAAGGTTGCTGAATAG